One window of the Tachypleus tridentatus isolate NWPU-2018 chromosome 10, ASM421037v1, whole genome shotgun sequence genome contains the following:
- the LOC143228599 gene encoding general transcription factor II-I repeat domain-containing protein 2B-like: MNLALSRLISLTTDGPPAMAGGKKGVVTLPEKHVKEDEIQSKTVKLHCTIHQEPLCAKSSEVQEVMEVVAKAVNFILSRGLNHRQFQRLLLEAKADYSDLL; encoded by the coding sequence ATGAATTTAGCTCTCTCAAGGTTAATTTCTTTGACTACAGACGGTCCACCAGCAATGGCAGGTGGAAAGAAAGGTGTTGTGACACTTCCTGAAAAACACGTGAAAGAAgatgaaattcaaagcaaaactGTCAAATTGCACTGCACCATTCATCAGGAACCACTGTGTGCTAAATCTTCAGAAGTGCAAGAAGTAATGGAAGTCGTAGCGAAAGCAGTAAACTTCATACTGTCTCGAGGATTGAATCATCGACAGTTTCAACGACTCTTATTGGAAGCAAAGGCAGATTATTCCGATTTATTGTAG